A genomic stretch from Gardnerella leopoldii includes:
- a CDS encoding DUF6725 family protein has protein sequence MNTQTRNLTTLPKQIPAGSRIVVRTYKIIENNNDGTQKIEYHDAIGHVLEWDGVMLHLLRDPAANGTRAAEEMFIDAKTIYRLKPIPERKFQKPLSV, from the coding sequence ATGAACACACAAACACGGAATTTAACTACACTACCGAAGCAAATACCTGCAGGCTCGCGCATAGTAGTAAGAACTTACAAAATTATAGAAAACAATAACGATGGAACACAAAAAATCGAGTATCATGATGCGATTGGGCACGTACTCGAGTGGGACGGGGTAATGCTTCATTTACTTCGAGATCCTGCAGCAAACGGCACTAGAGCTGCCGAAGAAATGTTCATTGACGCCAAAACTATTTACCGATTAAAACCAATCCCAGAACGCAAATTTCAAAAACCGCTTAGTGTGTAG
- a CDS encoding tyrosine recombinase XerC — MSNNKFVSENFLGLPSKYMSLIDDYIDYVRANKGLGERTQKAYASDILQCLAWCNRHGFNNISELTTDDLRSWMADESRSHARSSLARKVVAVRGFFAWCQHVEYISSNPAEILMTPKIKNMLPSVLDEYQAESLMNNVDSKANVSSSCTKNQKAVGLRNAAILELLYATGIRVGELTSLNIQDINFSSHTIKVTGKGNKQRVVPFGVPAYKALSAWISKDGREILLRNSVEEAVFLGTRGKRIDQRLVRRIVHDEAKSAHVPDISPHALRHSAATHMLNGGADLREVQELLGHSSLNTTQRYTHVSIESLKRKYSQAFPRA, encoded by the coding sequence ATGAGCAACAATAAATTTGTTTCTGAAAATTTCTTAGGTTTACCTTCTAAATATATGAGTTTAATAGATGATTATATTGATTATGTTCGTGCTAATAAAGGCTTGGGTGAACGCACGCAGAAAGCTTATGCCAGTGATATTTTGCAATGTTTAGCATGGTGTAATCGGCACGGATTTAATAATATTTCAGAGCTTACTACGGATGATTTGCGTTCGTGGATGGCTGATGAGTCGCGAAGTCATGCGCGTTCAAGTTTGGCTCGCAAAGTAGTCGCGGTGCGTGGTTTTTTTGCGTGGTGTCAGCATGTTGAATACATAAGTAGTAATCCTGCAGAAATTTTAATGACGCCAAAAATTAAAAACATGCTACCATCTGTTTTGGATGAATATCAAGCAGAATCATTAATGAATAATGTTGATTCTAAAGCTAATGTTTCATCTTCGTGTACCAAAAATCAGAAAGCTGTAGGACTTCGCAATGCTGCAATTCTGGAGCTTTTATATGCGACTGGTATTCGTGTTGGTGAGCTTACTAGTTTAAATATTCAGGATATTAATTTTTCCTCGCACACTATAAAAGTTACTGGTAAGGGAAATAAGCAGCGTGTTGTGCCTTTTGGGGTTCCTGCTTATAAAGCTTTATCTGCTTGGATTTCTAAAGATGGACGAGAAATTTTATTGCGGAATTCTGTTGAAGAGGCAGTATTTCTTGGTACTCGCGGAAAGCGTATCGATCAGCGTTTGGTAAGGCGGATTGTGCATGATGAGGCTAAGAGTGCGCATGTTCCGGATATTTCTCCTCATGCTTTGCGGCATAGTGCTGCGACGCATATGTTGAATGGTGGAGCAGATTTACGCGAAGTGCAGGAATTATTGGGTCATTCATCGCTTAATACTACTCAGCGTTACACTCATGTTTCTATTGAATCTTTAAAACGTAAGTATTCTCAAGCTTTTCCGCGTGCATGA
- a CDS encoding peptide ABC transporter substrate-binding protein: MKNRALAFAAAACSLAMLLGGCGSSAKNAQTNGGKVIITVSNSEPQNELVPGNINENAGARPAMLVNSTLVTFDEKGNPVNEDAESITPNADATQYTVKVKKGKKFSDGTPITAESFVKAWSFVANAKNAQKCASFFQTIKGYADLQKDGTKGDEQLSGLKVVDENTFTVDLEQPDSVFPIKVGYLAFAPLPESFYKDPKAYGEKPVSSGPYLFKSWDHNKQIEVVKNPDYNGPRKAQNDGVTFKVYTDGNAAYRDVQAGNLDMTDNIPDTQTKTFQKDTTVKAYNRPGSVIQQFTIPSSLPHFDVKTEEGKLRRQAISMAIDRKVIIDKILNGTASPANEFTSPLTPGYKADLKGHENVEFNAKKAKELWAKADKISKYDGSLTFSYNADGNAKSVFDAVVNSLKNNLGIKAETTPIPTFQEFRNACAKRQIKGAWRAGWMPDYPSAENYLTQEFASVAADGNGSNEGDYKNPKFDDLLKKAASSKPEEAIKLYQQANEILLEDLPSVPLFYSNAKAVMVPTLKGFTMDWQNMPLYYQLHK; this comes from the coding sequence ATGAAGAATAGGGCTTTGGCTTTCGCTGCTGCTGCCTGCTCGCTGGCAATGTTACTTGGTGGCTGTGGCTCTTCCGCTAAGAATGCACAAACAAACGGTGGCAAGGTTATTATTACCGTTTCAAACTCTGAGCCACAAAACGAATTAGTCCCTGGAAACATTAACGAAAATGCTGGCGCTCGTCCTGCCATGTTGGTTAATTCCACGTTGGTAACTTTCGATGAAAAGGGTAATCCTGTAAATGAGGATGCTGAAAGCATCACTCCAAATGCTGATGCTACCCAGTACACCGTGAAGGTTAAGAAAGGAAAGAAGTTCAGCGATGGCACTCCTATTACAGCCGAAAGCTTTGTGAAGGCTTGGAGCTTCGTTGCTAACGCTAAGAATGCTCAGAAGTGTGCTTCCTTCTTCCAAACCATTAAGGGTTATGCTGATTTGCAGAAGGATGGTACTAAGGGTGACGAACAGCTTTCTGGTTTGAAGGTTGTTGATGAAAATACTTTTACCGTTGATCTGGAACAGCCAGATTCTGTATTCCCAATTAAGGTTGGCTACTTGGCATTTGCTCCACTTCCGGAATCCTTCTACAAGGATCCAAAGGCTTATGGCGAAAAGCCTGTTTCTTCTGGTCCATACTTGTTCAAGTCTTGGGATCACAACAAGCAGATCGAAGTTGTAAAGAATCCTGATTACAATGGTCCGCGCAAAGCTCAGAATGATGGCGTAACCTTCAAGGTTTATACAGATGGTAACGCTGCATACCGCGATGTGCAGGCTGGAAACCTCGATATGACTGATAATATTCCAGATACCCAAACTAAGACTTTCCAGAAGGATACAACTGTTAAGGCTTACAACCGTCCAGGTTCTGTAATCCAGCAGTTCACTATTCCTTCAAGCCTCCCACACTTCGATGTAAAGACTGAAGAAGGTAAGCTTCGTCGTCAAGCTATTTCTATGGCTATAGATCGTAAGGTGATTATCGACAAGATTCTCAATGGCACTGCTTCTCCTGCAAACGAATTTACTTCTCCATTGACTCCAGGCTATAAGGCTGATCTTAAGGGTCACGAGAACGTAGAATTTAATGCAAAGAAAGCTAAGGAACTTTGGGCTAAAGCAGATAAGATTTCTAAGTATGATGGATCTCTTACTTTCTCCTACAATGCCGATGGAAATGCAAAGTCTGTGTTTGATGCTGTTGTGAATTCCCTCAAGAATAATCTCGGAATCAAGGCTGAAACCACCCCAATTCCTACATTCCAGGAATTCCGTAATGCTTGCGCTAAGCGTCAGATTAAGGGTGCATGGCGTGCAGGTTGGATGCCAGATTATCCAAGTGCAGAAAATTACTTGACTCAGGAATTTGCTTCCGTTGCAGCTGATGGCAATGGCTCTAACGAAGGTGATTATAAGAATCCAAAGTTCGACGATTTACTTAAGAAAGCTGCATCTTCTAAGCCAGAAGAGGCTATTAAGCTCTATCAGCAAGCAAACGAAATCCTTCTTGAGGATCTTCCATCTGTCCCATTGTTCTACTCGAACGCTAAGGCTGTGATGGTTCCAACTTTGAAGGGCTTCACAATGGATTGGCAGAATATGCCGCTGTACTATCAGCTTCACAAATAA
- a CDS encoding ABC transporter permease, with translation MGKYILRRILQMIPVVLGTTLLVYALVFALPGDPVKAMFGEKPVNPAVAAQIRAEYNLDKPFIIQYLLFLKNALTLDFGHTFAGQPVIDEIGRAFPVTVQLAIMAFAFEAIFGVIFGIISGLKKGKWYDSVILVVSLLLISVPTFVTGFVGQYLFGVKWRILPVTASNDPGFFDLLLPAMVLGSVSMAYIIRLTRSEISSNISLDYVRTARAKGLKEGSVIVRHVLRNSLIPVVTFLGQDLGALMGGAMISETIFNIHGVGFLTYQGILKGEENLVVSIVTLLTLIFVFSNFLVDMLYAALDPRIRYA, from the coding sequence ATGGGTAAGTACATTCTGCGTCGTATTTTGCAGATGATTCCTGTTGTTCTCGGCACAACATTATTAGTTTATGCTTTAGTATTTGCTTTGCCTGGAGATCCAGTAAAAGCAATGTTTGGAGAAAAACCTGTTAATCCTGCAGTGGCTGCACAAATACGAGCCGAGTATAACTTAGATAAACCATTTATTATTCAATATTTACTATTCTTAAAGAATGCTCTTACCCTCGATTTTGGTCATACTTTTGCAGGTCAACCAGTTATCGATGAAATTGGTCGTGCATTCCCAGTTACTGTTCAACTAGCAATTATGGCATTCGCTTTCGAAGCAATATTTGGTGTCATATTTGGCATAATTTCAGGTTTGAAGAAAGGCAAGTGGTATGACAGTGTGATCCTGGTTGTATCACTTCTTCTTATTTCTGTTCCAACATTTGTGACAGGTTTCGTAGGACAATACTTATTTGGTGTTAAATGGCGTATATTACCAGTTACAGCTAGTAACGATCCTGGATTCTTCGATTTGCTTCTTCCTGCAATGGTTCTTGGTTCTGTGTCTATGGCGTACATCATTCGACTTACAAGATCTGAAATCTCTTCAAATATTTCGCTTGATTATGTGCGTACAGCTCGTGCAAAGGGCTTAAAAGAAGGCTCTGTTATTGTTCGCCACGTTTTGCGCAACTCGCTTATACCTGTCGTCACCTTCTTAGGCCAGGATTTGGGTGCTCTTATGGGCGGTGCAATGATTTCGGAAACAATCTTCAACATTCATGGCGTTGGATTCCTCACATATCAAGGGATTCTAAAGGGAGAAGAAAACCTTGTTGTTTCCATTGTCACGCTTTTGACATTGATATTTGTATTTAGCAATTTTCTTGTTGATATGTTGTACGCGGCTCTTGATCCGCGCATTCGTTACGCGTGA
- a CDS encoding ABC transporter permease produces MEDNLMKNDLIANNASNCNILPGQERYVAPLDDTPIQEVDSVDESAAATSMWADTWRTLRRNPLFIVSAVLIIAIIFVAFFPSILTKHNPNYCVLEHSLEPASAAHPFGFDMQGCDIYARVVYGTRTSLSVGLLATILVVLVGSLIGALAGFFGGWVDTILSRITDIFLALPMLLGAIVVLQMFRTSKSIWKIVLVMVLFGWVSVARIARSAVMESKNLEFNTASTALGSTPIRNLFKHIIPNSLAPIIVVGTTSLGTYIVLEATLSFLGIGLPSTTVSWGGDISTARNVLTTNPEVLFYPSIALAITVLAFIMMGDAVKDALDPKSRKA; encoded by the coding sequence ATGGAAGATAATTTGATGAAAAATGATTTGATTGCAAATAATGCTTCAAATTGCAATATATTACCGGGGCAAGAACGCTACGTTGCACCATTAGACGATACGCCTATTCAAGAAGTGGATTCCGTAGACGAATCCGCTGCTGCAACGAGTATGTGGGCAGATACCTGGAGAACTTTGCGCAGGAATCCATTGTTTATTGTTTCTGCAGTTTTGATTATTGCAATTATTTTTGTTGCATTCTTCCCAAGCATTCTTACAAAGCACAATCCTAATTATTGCGTTTTGGAACACTCTCTTGAGCCAGCTTCAGCCGCGCATCCATTTGGTTTTGATATGCAAGGTTGCGATATTTATGCTCGAGTTGTTTATGGTACTCGTACATCACTAAGTGTTGGTTTGCTTGCAACTATTTTGGTTGTACTTGTTGGTTCTTTAATTGGTGCGTTAGCAGGATTCTTCGGAGGCTGGGTTGATACTATTCTCAGCCGAATAACTGATATCTTCTTGGCTTTACCAATGCTTCTTGGTGCAATCGTAGTTTTACAAATGTTCCGTACATCTAAATCAATTTGGAAAATTGTGCTTGTTATGGTGCTTTTTGGATGGGTTAGCGTTGCTCGTATTGCACGAAGCGCTGTTATGGAATCAAAAAATCTTGAATTCAATACCGCATCTACTGCTTTAGGATCTACTCCAATACGTAATCTTTTCAAACACATTATCCCGAACTCTTTGGCTCCAATCATTGTTGTTGGAACAACTTCGCTTGGAACTTATATTGTGTTGGAAGCAACATTAAGCTTCCTTGGAATTGGTTTACCAAGTACTACTGTCAGCTGGGGTGGAGATATTTCTACCGCTAGAAATGTTCTTACTACGAACCCAGAAGTCTTGTTCTATCCGTCTATTGCACTCGCAATTACTGTGCTCGCCTTTATTATGATGGGTGATGCTGTAAAGGATGCATTAGATCCGAAGAGCCGTAAGGCGTGA
- a CDS encoding dipeptide ABC transporter ATP-binding protein: MNTTRKDIDIRAMQLEQGPLLEVKNLQVDFTTDSKKAVHAVRDASFCVYPGQWVAIVGESGSGKSTSAMAVLGLLPGTGHVTGGSIKLKGKEISSLKPKEIAALRGTAMGLVPQDPMSNLNPVWRIGEQVKEALIANGVDVDHEKRSSLAEALAGDSVQVKSNEDETFLGSKELPDLIEVAKKALKEVGLDEHNDAEKFNEAIDYYKKEWVPGSETRWRVADDLIKYGVNDDKAWEIAKKYVVGASVEDRIAGLLDEAGLPDAATRARQFPHEFSGGMRQRALIAIGLACRPDLLIADEPTSALDVTVQKRILDHLHTLTDSLGTSVLFITHDLGLAASRAQHVVVMYKGRVVESGPSLEVLQHPQHPYTKRLVAAAPSLASQRIISVKEHGGNADNLLEHHVVGEQTLEKSEHIITVDHLTREFKLPRKKELFKAVDDVSFSIKRGTTLAIVGESGSGKSTVANMVLRLLKPTSGTVTYEGKNISDLKGADLLDFRRHVQPVFQNPYGSLDPMYSIYRSIEEPLRIHKIGDKKSRKNRVVELLDMVRMPASVMTRFPNELSGGQRQRIAIARAMALDPDVIVCDEAVSALDVLVQDQVLHLLNDLQAERGLSYLFITHDLAVVRQIADEVVVMQHGKLVEHATTDEVFDHPQMEYTRDLLDAIPGGNLELGLD; this comes from the coding sequence ATGAATACAACACGTAAAGATATAGACATTCGCGCCATGCAGCTAGAGCAAGGGCCATTGTTGGAAGTAAAAAATCTCCAGGTTGATTTCACAACAGACTCAAAAAAAGCTGTTCATGCTGTTAGAGATGCTAGCTTCTGTGTTTATCCTGGTCAGTGGGTTGCAATTGTAGGTGAATCTGGTTCAGGAAAGTCCACTTCTGCAATGGCTGTTCTTGGTCTTCTTCCTGGAACCGGTCATGTTACAGGTGGATCTATTAAGCTCAAGGGTAAAGAAATTAGCAGTTTGAAGCCAAAAGAGATTGCTGCTTTGCGTGGTACTGCAATGGGTCTAGTTCCGCAGGATCCTATGAGCAACTTGAACCCCGTGTGGCGTATTGGCGAACAAGTTAAAGAAGCATTAATCGCAAATGGTGTTGACGTTGATCACGAGAAGCGCTCTTCATTAGCTGAGGCTCTTGCAGGCGATTCTGTTCAAGTCAAAAGCAATGAGGATGAAACATTCCTTGGCTCTAAAGAATTACCAGATTTGATTGAAGTCGCTAAGAAAGCTTTGAAAGAAGTTGGACTTGATGAGCATAACGATGCTGAAAAGTTCAATGAAGCTATTGATTACTACAAGAAAGAGTGGGTTCCAGGCTCTGAAACTCGTTGGCGCGTAGCAGACGATTTAATCAAATATGGTGTGAATGACGACAAAGCTTGGGAAATCGCCAAAAAGTATGTTGTAGGTGCAAGCGTTGAAGATCGTATTGCTGGTTTGCTTGACGAAGCTGGTTTGCCAGATGCTGCAACTCGTGCACGTCAGTTCCCACATGAGTTTTCCGGCGGTATGCGTCAGCGCGCTTTGATTGCCATTGGTTTGGCTTGCCGACCGGACTTGCTTATTGCAGATGAGCCAACTTCCGCTTTGGATGTTACTGTGCAAAAGCGTATTCTTGACCATTTGCATACACTAACTGATTCGCTCGGAACTTCTGTTCTCTTCATTACACACGATTTAGGCTTGGCTGCCTCTCGCGCGCAGCATGTTGTTGTTATGTATAAGGGTCGTGTTGTTGAATCTGGCCCATCGTTGGAAGTTTTGCAGCATCCTCAGCATCCGTATACAAAGAGACTTGTTGCTGCCGCTCCAAGCTTAGCTTCTCAGCGCATTATTTCTGTTAAAGAACACGGTGGTAATGCTGATAACTTGCTTGAGCATCACGTAGTAGGTGAGCAAACTCTCGAAAAAAGTGAGCATATTATTACTGTGGATCACTTAACTCGTGAGTTTAAGCTTCCTCGCAAGAAAGAGCTTTTTAAGGCTGTTGACGACGTTTCATTCTCTATTAAGCGTGGTACGACGTTAGCTATCGTTGGTGAATCTGGTTCAGGTAAATCTACCGTTGCGAATATGGTTTTGCGACTTCTTAAGCCAACAAGTGGAACTGTTACTTACGAAGGTAAGAATATTTCCGATTTAAAGGGTGCGGATTTGCTTGACTTCCGTCGCCATGTGCAGCCAGTTTTCCAGAATCCGTATGGTTCTTTGGATCCTATGTACTCAATTTATCGTTCAATTGAAGAACCTCTACGTATTCATAAGATTGGTGATAAAAAGAGTCGTAAAAACCGTGTGGTAGAGCTTCTAGACATGGTTCGTATGCCTGCTTCAGTTATGACTCGATTCCCGAACGAACTTTCTGGAGGACAGCGTCAACGAATTGCAATTGCTCGTGCTATGGCTTTGGATCCAGATGTTATAGTTTGCGATGAAGCTGTATCTGCTTTGGATGTGCTTGTGCAAGATCAGGTTTTGCACTTGCTTAACGATTTGCAGGCAGAGCGTGGTTTGAGCTATTTGTTCATCACACACGATTTGGCTGTCGTTCGTCAGATTGCAGACGAAGTTGTTGTTATGCAGCATGGAAAGCTTGTTGAGCATGCAACTACAGATGAGGTATTCGATCATCCACAGATGGAATACACTCGCGATTTGCTCGATGCAATTCCAGGAGGAAATTTGGAGCTTGGTTTAGACTAA
- a CDS encoding exodeoxyribonuclease III encodes MITITTSNLNGIRAAERKGMLNWSDAHTPDVWCMQEVRAPQDAIDPIMTKIEMGYRASENIANPIENDNFTYTNEVCRVKGRAGVALVTSLPVVNKRYGLPGLSEDVDSGRWVETDVRTPDGYEITIASVYVHAGNVDDPQKMKQKFRFLDTMLTRLGELRDAAASGGNQAILCGDFNIAHTSLDIKNAKANEKSAGFLPEERAYIDRWINEYEFVDVMRMLAGDIQGPYTWWSQRGKAFDNNVGWRLDYQFATPEIAESARGFVIDRAESYDARWSDHAPLSIKYDV; translated from the coding sequence ATGATTACAATTACGACTTCGAATTTAAACGGTATTCGTGCAGCTGAGCGCAAAGGTATGCTTAACTGGTCTGACGCACATACTCCAGACGTGTGGTGTATGCAAGAAGTGCGCGCTCCGCAGGATGCAATCGACCCAATTATGACAAAAATTGAAATGGGATATCGTGCGTCTGAAAATATCGCAAATCCTATAGAAAACGATAATTTTACTTATACGAATGAAGTTTGCCGTGTAAAAGGTCGAGCTGGAGTAGCTCTAGTTACGTCTCTTCCTGTAGTAAACAAACGCTACGGTTTGCCTGGCTTAAGCGAGGATGTTGATTCTGGGCGATGGGTTGAAACTGACGTGCGTACTCCTGACGGCTATGAAATCACTATTGCTTCTGTGTATGTTCATGCTGGAAATGTGGACGATCCGCAAAAAATGAAACAAAAATTCCGCTTTTTAGACACAATGCTTACTCGTTTAGGGGAGCTTCGAGATGCAGCAGCAAGTGGCGGAAATCAAGCGATTTTGTGCGGTGACTTTAATATTGCGCATACTTCACTTGATATTAAAAACGCTAAAGCTAATGAAAAAAGTGCAGGATTCTTGCCAGAGGAACGTGCGTATATTGATCGCTGGATTAACGAATATGAATTTGTGGACGTTATGCGCATGCTTGCAGGAGATATTCAAGGACCATACACTTGGTGGAGCCAGCGCGGTAAAGCTTTCGACAATAACGTTGGTTGGAGATTAGACTACCAGTTCGCAACTCCTGAAATTGCGGAAAGCGCTCGCGGATTTGTGATCGATCGTGCTGAAAGCTATGATGCGCGATGGTCTGATCATGCGCCGTTAAGTATAAAGTATGACGTGTGA